The bacterium genome includes a region encoding these proteins:
- a CDS encoding zinc ribbon domain-containing protein, whose translation MPTYDYRCRVCGHRFEAFQTMTEKPLAVCPNCGKPDVERLISPGGGLLFKGSGFYITDYRKPDYKNDSKKDSGDSGASKSPDTKPKAAI comes from the coding sequence ATGCCGACCTACGACTATCGCTGCCGCGTCTGCGGCCACCGCTTCGAGGCCTTTCAGACCATGACCGAAAAGCCCCTGGCTGTCTGCCCCAATTGCGGCAAGCCGGATGTCGAACGGCTCATCTCGCCCGGCGGCGGCCTGCTGTTCAAGGGCTCCGGCTTCTACATCACCGACTACCGCAAGCCAGACTACAAGAACGATTCGAAGAAAGACTCCGGCGACTCGGGCGCGTCGAAATCCCCCGACACCAAACCCAAAGCCGCCATTTAA
- a CDS encoding Hsp20/alpha crystallin family protein — MSLVKYEPTRNAVPLSRAISSIFDEFFNNSPLANLDLPVLNIRPSVDIVEEDDKVLLKADMPGMEKDNIKVVVQDGILTIEGERNESREEKRKGYTRTERFMGTFSRSFNLPAWADESRVSADYTNGVLTVTIPKTEKAMPKQIEVKVS; from the coding sequence ATGTCACTGGTCAAGTATGAACCCACGCGCAACGCGGTCCCGCTCTCGCGGGCCATCTCCAGCATCTTCGACGAGTTCTTTAACAACTCGCCGTTGGCCAATCTCGATCTGCCGGTCCTGAACATCCGGCCGTCGGTGGACATTGTCGAGGAAGATGACAAGGTTCTGCTGAAGGCCGACATGCCCGGCATGGAGAAAGACAACATCAAGGTTGTCGTCCAGGACGGCATCCTGACGATCGAGGGCGAGCGCAACGAGTCCCGTGAGGAGAAGCGCAAGGGCTACACCCGCACCGAGCGCTTCATGGGCACGTTCTCGCGCTCGTTCAACCTCCCGGCTTGGGCCGATGAATCCCGAGTGAGCGCCGACTATACCAACGGCGTCCTGACCGTCACCATCCCCAAGACCGAGAAGGCGATGCCCAAGCAGATCGAGGTCAAGGTGAGTTGA
- a CDS encoding PQQ-binding-like beta-propeller repeat protein has product MRRFLPALALAALALAACSGGRPKLWYPSPGAAGWPTPRADQANSGRAPQALPDVPYTVAWSVKTGGVAASEPVVRDGLVFFPGLDRRIEVYDLASGKRRFRKRLDGPVLGVLAFATDFAVLTDQEDRRFVRFDMKKGKERADFRVHSASAPPRLLNDSTILISTWSAQVRALTPRGEILWETECEGPIRTAPAVVDSVVYAASGRSLFALAADDGSILWQHGVSGAIEGVAVDGGQLFFGGADSFVTALDCRDGHLLWNIRLGGGIFATPAVGSDLIYVAANDGRITALDRQNGQIRWDYALDAIANLSPTLSNDLLLVTARNALVTALSAATGEVVWADTTLSGQAVIAPIIAGDRILLADSKRNLICLAPATSTAN; this is encoded by the coding sequence ATGCGACGTTTCCTGCCTGCCCTCGCGCTGGCCGCCCTCGCGCTGGCCGCCTGCTCCGGCGGACGGCCCAAATTGTGGTATCCATCGCCCGGGGCCGCCGGCTGGCCGACCCCGCGCGCCGATCAGGCCAACTCCGGACGCGCCCCGCAGGCGCTGCCCGATGTGCCGTACACCGTCGCCTGGTCGGTCAAGACCGGCGGCGTCGCCGCCTCCGAACCGGTGGTGCGCGATGGACTGGTCTTTTTCCCCGGGCTGGACCGGCGCATCGAAGTCTATGACCTGGCCAGCGGGAAGAGGCGCTTTCGCAAGCGTCTCGATGGCCCGGTGCTGGGCGTGCTGGCCTTCGCGACCGACTTCGCGGTCCTCACCGATCAGGAGGACCGACGGTTCGTGCGCTTCGACATGAAGAAGGGGAAGGAACGCGCCGATTTCCGCGTGCACTCGGCCAGTGCCCCGCCGCGGTTGCTCAATGACTCCACGATCCTGATCTCGACCTGGAGTGCCCAGGTGCGCGCGCTGACGCCGCGGGGCGAGATCCTCTGGGAGACCGAGTGTGAGGGACCGATCCGCACCGCGCCGGCGGTGGTCGATTCGGTTGTCTATGCCGCCAGCGGACGCTCCCTCTTTGCGCTGGCGGCCGATGATGGCTCCATCCTCTGGCAGCATGGGGTCTCAGGAGCGATCGAGGGCGTGGCGGTCGATGGCGGCCAGTTGTTCTTCGGCGGCGCCGACTCGTTCGTCACCGCGCTGGATTGCCGCGATGGCCATCTGCTGTGGAATATCCGCCTCGGCGGCGGGATCTTCGCCACACCCGCGGTCGGCTCCGATCTGATCTATGTCGCCGCCAACGATGGCCGCATCACCGCGCTGGACCGTCAGAATGGCCAAATCCGCTGGGATTACGCGCTCGATGCGATCGCCAACCTCTCTCCCACCCTCAGCAACGATCTGCTCCTGGTCACCGCCCGCAACGCCCTGGTGACCGCATTATCCGCCGCCACCGGCGAGGTGGTCTGGGCCGACACCACCCTCTCCGGCCAGGCGGTCATCGCCCCGATCATAGCCGGCGACCGCATCCTACTGGCCGACTCCAAACGCAATCTGATCTGCCTCGCCCCTGCCACATCGACAGCCAACTGA
- a CDS encoding BamA/TamA family outer membrane protein — MRRLHHQNPCRMGRLIAAALLVAVCAAPVDAQYYFGKNKVQYTDFEWQVLATDKFDIYFYDAERELAEIAAEAAHDSYDYLADRFNHECNDRIPLIIYSSPRFFTQTNVISSLLPENVAGFTEFFKGRVVLPFNGSYEDFRRVLQHELVHVFTYSKLSAVASKYKKLNVAAPPLWFTEGIAEYFSRPWESDAEMILSDLVLTGRFFNLERIDAIAGTYLMYKEGESFCHFVAETYGAEYLIYLLDNCWRAPDFYGVARYTFGKSLEEIGREWEYWLKKKYFPTIQSRELPDRVYEPLTKPGYSVKPVPVRAIEGADTVDQIIFKANRLGYAGIYRTNAAPGGAERDVEVLLKGERSPRFESLHLLGSSLDVHDGRVVFSGQRHERDVLYELDAATRRIVGEHRWDSLYNISSPHYSADGRRVIFAGSGKDGVYDLYHLDLASGALDRLTDDWFFDIDPVFTPDGSAVLFASDRGAHGARGFLNLFLYDFKTGRISPYLTGAHNLRGPSYAPDGGSMVYTSDEEGVLDIYRHFADGRRQKLTHLATGAFDPHLMPDGQSIVFTAYQNSGFQIYRMDLPDTLPSELLAAGNGPWEPTWQPEAGSGEMTKSAVKYERDFSFDIAQSAVSYDAFYGTVGGFQTALTDVLGDHQYFFLLANNADTKDEFLQSFNVAVSYFNRENRLNYGYGAYHLFYDYNDPVEGPIEERQIGVAGYLAYPLSKFRRIESSLYLRHSDRASILTDTRKAVLATQFLSLVHDNSLWDISGPIDGWRFMLTAGYTADLSNFRSFNRLVIADARKYFRLGRYSAFAMRLMGHFSSGHEPQRRYFGGSWDLRGYDRRDVYARNVVLASNELRFPLIDALFVGFPVADLGFQAIRGALFFDAGNAWEEEFGRMEGSLGLGARVALGYLVVLRFDWARRTDFRTIDKKTRFEFFFGWNF, encoded by the coding sequence ATGCGCCGCCTCCACCACCAGAATCCGTGCCGGATGGGCCGCCTGATCGCGGCCGCCCTCCTGGTGGCCGTCTGTGCCGCCCCGGTCGACGCGCAGTACTACTTTGGCAAGAACAAGGTTCAGTACACCGACTTTGAATGGCAGGTCCTCGCCACCGACAAGTTCGACATCTACTTCTATGACGCCGAACGCGAGCTGGCCGAAATCGCCGCCGAGGCGGCCCATGACTCCTACGACTACCTGGCCGACCGCTTCAACCACGAGTGCAACGACCGGATTCCGCTGATCATCTACTCGTCGCCGCGCTTTTTCACGCAGACGAACGTGATCTCGTCGCTCCTGCCCGAGAACGTCGCCGGATTCACCGAATTCTTCAAGGGGCGGGTCGTGCTGCCGTTCAACGGCTCCTATGAGGATTTCCGCCGCGTCCTGCAACATGAGTTGGTCCATGTCTTCACCTACTCGAAGCTGTCCGCGGTCGCGTCGAAGTACAAGAAGCTGAACGTTGCCGCGCCGCCGCTCTGGTTCACCGAGGGGATCGCCGAGTACTTCTCGCGGCCGTGGGAATCCGACGCCGAGATGATCTTAAGCGACCTGGTTCTGACCGGCCGCTTCTTCAACCTCGAACGCATCGACGCCATCGCCGGCACCTACCTCATGTACAAGGAGGGGGAGTCGTTTTGCCACTTCGTCGCCGAGACCTACGGCGCCGAGTACCTGATCTACCTGCTCGACAACTGCTGGCGCGCCCCCGACTTCTACGGCGTGGCAAGGTACACCTTCGGCAAGAGTCTGGAGGAGATCGGCCGCGAGTGGGAATATTGGCTGAAGAAGAAGTACTTCCCGACCATTCAGTCCCGTGAACTTCCCGACCGCGTCTACGAACCGCTCACCAAGCCCGGCTACAGTGTCAAACCGGTCCCGGTGCGGGCCATTGAGGGCGCCGACACCGTCGACCAGATCATCTTCAAGGCGAACCGCCTCGGCTACGCCGGCATTTACCGCACCAATGCCGCCCCCGGCGGCGCGGAACGCGACGTCGAGGTCCTGCTCAAAGGCGAGCGCTCGCCGCGCTTCGAGTCGCTGCACCTGCTGGGCTCATCGTTGGATGTCCACGATGGCCGGGTGGTCTTCTCCGGCCAGCGGCATGAACGCGACGTCCTCTATGAACTCGACGCCGCCACCAGAAGAATCGTCGGCGAGCACCGCTGGGATTCGCTCTACAATATCAGCTCGCCGCACTACTCCGCCGATGGACGGCGCGTCATCTTCGCCGGCTCCGGCAAGGACGGCGTCTATGATCTCTACCACCTCGATCTGGCCTCCGGCGCGCTCGACCGTCTGACCGATGACTGGTTTTTCGACATTGATCCGGTCTTTACCCCCGATGGATCGGCGGTTCTCTTTGCCTCCGATCGCGGCGCGCATGGCGCCCGGGGGTTTCTCAATCTCTTCCTCTATGATTTCAAGACCGGCCGCATCAGCCCCTACCTGACCGGCGCGCACAACCTGCGCGGCCCCTCCTATGCTCCCGACGGCGGGTCGATGGTCTACACCTCCGATGAGGAAGGGGTGCTGGACATCTACCGTCACTTCGCCGATGGCCGCCGCCAGAAGCTCACCCATCTGGCCACCGGCGCCTTCGATCCGCACCTGATGCCCGACGGCCAAAGCATCGTCTTCACCGCCTACCAGAACAGCGGCTTCCAGATCTACCGCATGGATCTGCCCGACACGCTGCCTTCCGAGCTTCTGGCCGCCGGCAATGGACCGTGGGAGCCCACCTGGCAGCCCGAGGCCGGCTCCGGCGAGATGACCAAAAGCGCGGTGAAATACGAACGTGATTTCTCCTTCGACATTGCCCAGTCGGCGGTCTCCTACGATGCCTTCTATGGCACCGTCGGCGGTTTCCAGACCGCGCTCACCGATGTCCTCGGCGACCACCAGTACTTCTTCCTGCTGGCCAACAACGCCGACACCAAGGATGAATTCCTCCAGAGCTTCAACGTTGCCGTCTCGTACTTCAACCGCGAGAACCGTCTCAATTACGGCTACGGCGCCTACCATCTGTTCTATGACTACAACGATCCGGTCGAAGGCCCGATCGAGGAACGGCAGATCGGCGTCGCCGGCTACCTCGCCTACCCGCTCTCGAAGTTCCGCCGCATCGAGAGTTCGCTGTACCTGCGCCACTCCGACCGCGCATCGATCCTCACCGACACGCGCAAGGCGGTGCTGGCCACGCAATTCCTCTCGCTGGTGCATGACAATTCGCTCTGGGATATCTCCGGGCCGATCGATGGCTGGCGCTTCATGCTCACCGCCGGCTACACCGCCGATCTGTCGAACTTCCGCAGTTTCAACCGACTGGTGATCGCCGACGCCCGCAAGTACTTCCGGCTCGGTCGCTACTCCGCCTTCGCCATGCGCCTGATGGGGCATTTCTCTTCCGGCCATGAACCGCAACGACGCTACTTCGGCGGCAGCTGGGACCTGCGCGGCTATGATCGCCGCGATGTCTATGCCCGCAATGTCGTGCTCGCCTCCAACGAGCTGCGCTTCCCGCTCATCGATGCGCTCTTCGTCGGTTTCCCGGTCGCCGATCTCGGCTTCCAGGCCATCCGCGGCGCGCTGTTCTTCGATGCCGGCAACGCCTGGGAGGAGGAATTCGGACGCATGGAGGGTTCGCTGGGACTCGGCGCCCGCGTCGCGCTCGGCTACCTGGTCGTGCTGCGCTTCGACTGGGCGCGGCGCACCGACTTCCGCACCATCGACAAGAAGACCCGCTTCGAGTTCTTCTTCGGGTGGAACTTCTGA
- a CDS encoding bifunctional (p)ppGpp synthetase/guanosine-3',5'-bis(diphosphate) 3'-pyrophosphohydrolase, whose translation MKPDSTIPKPDTGAAMPRPLENRPPDLNLAEFIIRVEAENANVDIPLLRRAYEFSEMVHAGQKRESGEPYINHCLAVAMILAEQHLDTATITAGLIHDVVEDTPYGIDAVRERFGEEIAHLVDGVTKISGVKYQSHAEQQVEYFRKMLISMARDIRVIIIKLADRLHNMRTLEYLPAAKRERIALETREVYAPLAHRFGMAKIKWELEDLSLKYLHPDAYRDIAEKVELKREEREAYIQEVITPLKAGLDKEGIQTEISGRAKHLDSIYRKMVKRRKAFEEIYDLLAIRVIVPYERDCYHALGVIHTLWTPVVDRFHDYIATPKTNMYQSLHTTVIGPRGRMVEIQIRTREMHYTAEFGIASHWLYKEGKKEFDRSDRQMSWLREVLEWQKDTRDPKEFLELFKTDLFHEEIYVFTPNGDLKPLPAGATPVDFAYAVHTAVGHRCVGAKVNGHIVPLTYQLHSGDEVEIITSNQIRPSRDWLSFVVTSRARSKIRQHFNKVEFDHSVELGRDLLAREAKRTRVPMPNESTLHQWALELNHSGVDSLLAALGSGIMAASTLLNRFQPRPAGPELPAAAETVERPHPVRGVRIHNLDNMMFRFANCCQPVPGEAVVGYITRGRGVTVHRANCVNVLALRDRAERRIEVEWDVSPDQSFLVRLNLTMENRKHLLRDITQAIADAETDIQGVSLSADRATGMGSIDIQVRNLQHLSDIMRRIRGVAGVLGVERASGKDGQRNPRRPRDVD comes from the coding sequence ATGAAGCCCGACTCGACCATCCCCAAACCCGACACCGGCGCCGCGATGCCGCGTCCGCTGGAGAACCGGCCGCCCGATCTGAATCTGGCCGAGTTCATCATCCGGGTGGAGGCCGAGAACGCCAACGTCGACATCCCGCTGCTGCGCCGCGCCTATGAGTTCTCGGAGATGGTTCACGCCGGCCAGAAGCGCGAATCGGGCGAACCCTACATCAACCATTGCCTCGCCGTGGCGATGATCCTCGCCGAGCAGCACCTCGACACCGCCACCATCACCGCCGGCCTGATCCATGACGTGGTCGAAGACACGCCCTACGGCATCGATGCCGTCCGCGAACGCTTCGGCGAGGAAATCGCCCACTTAGTCGACGGCGTCACCAAGATTTCCGGCGTCAAATACCAGAGCCACGCCGAGCAGCAGGTCGAGTACTTCCGCAAGATGCTGATCTCGATGGCGCGCGACATCCGCGTCATCATCATCAAACTCGCCGACCGGCTGCACAACATGCGCACTCTGGAATATCTGCCGGCGGCCAAACGCGAACGCATCGCCCTCGAAACCCGCGAGGTCTATGCCCCGCTCGCCCACCGCTTCGGCATGGCTAAGATCAAATGGGAGCTGGAAGACCTCTCGCTGAAGTACCTCCATCCCGACGCCTACCGCGACATCGCCGAGAAGGTCGAACTCAAGCGCGAGGAACGCGAGGCCTACATCCAGGAAGTCATCACGCCGCTGAAGGCCGGGCTGGACAAGGAAGGCATCCAGACCGAAATCTCCGGACGCGCCAAGCACCTCGACTCGATCTACCGCAAGATGGTCAAACGGCGCAAGGCCTTCGAGGAAATCTACGACCTGTTGGCCATTCGCGTGATCGTCCCCTACGAACGCGACTGCTACCATGCCCTGGGCGTGATCCACACCCTCTGGACCCCGGTGGTCGACCGTTTCCATGATTACATCGCCACCCCCAAGACCAACATGTACCAGTCGCTGCACACCACCGTGATCGGCCCGCGCGGACGCATGGTCGAAATTCAGATCCGCACCCGCGAAATGCACTACACCGCCGAGTTCGGAATCGCCTCCCACTGGCTCTACAAAGAAGGAAAAAAGGAGTTCGACCGCTCCGACCGCCAGATGTCCTGGCTGCGTGAGGTTCTCGAATGGCAGAAGGACACGCGCGATCCCAAGGAGTTCCTCGAGCTGTTCAAGACCGATCTCTTCCACGAGGAGATCTATGTCTTCACGCCCAACGGCGACCTGAAGCCGCTCCCGGCCGGCGCGACCCCCGTTGATTTCGCCTACGCCGTGCACACCGCCGTCGGCCACCGCTGCGTCGGCGCCAAGGTCAACGGACACATTGTCCCGCTGACTTACCAGTTGCACTCCGGCGACGAGGTCGAAATCATCACCAGCAACCAGATCCGTCCCTCGCGCGACTGGCTCTCCTTCGTGGTCACCTCGCGCGCCCGCTCCAAGATTCGCCAGCACTTCAACAAGGTCGAATTCGACCACTCGGTCGAACTCGGACGCGACCTGCTGGCCCGCGAGGCCAAACGCACCCGGGTGCCGATGCCCAACGAGTCCACCCTCCACCAGTGGGCGCTCGAGCTGAATCACTCCGGCGTCGACAGTCTCCTGGCCGCGCTCGGCTCCGGCATCATGGCCGCCAGCACCCTGCTCAACCGGTTCCAGCCACGGCCCGCCGGGCCCGAACTCCCCGCCGCCGCCGAGACCGTCGAACGCCCCCATCCCGTGCGCGGCGTCCGCATCCATAACCTCGACAACATGATGTTCCGCTTCGCCAACTGCTGCCAGCCGGTCCCCGGCGAAGCGGTGGTCGGCTATATCACCCGCGGACGCGGCGTCACCGTGCACCGCGCCAACTGCGTCAATGTCCTTGCCCTGCGCGACCGCGCCGAACGCAGAATCGAAGTCGAGTGGGATGTTTCCCCCGACCAGTCCTTCCTGGTCCGTCTCAACCTGACCATGGAAAACCGCAAACACCTGCTGCGTGACATCACCCAGGCCATCGCCGACGCCGAAACCGACATCCAGGGGGTCTCGCTCTCGGCCGACCGCGCCACCGGCATGGGCTCCATCGATATTCAGGTCCGCAACCTTCAGCACCTCTCCGACATCATGCGACGCATCCGCGGGGTCGCCGGGGTCCTCGGGGTCGAACGCGCCTCCGGCAAAGACGGCCAACGGAACCCCCGCCGCCCCCGTGATGTAGATTAG
- the sugE gene encoding quaternary ammonium compound efflux SMR transporter SugE, producing MPWLQLLIAALLEIVWAVGLKYTRGFSRTIPSMITVGGMLGSFYFLSLAVRALPIGTAYAVWTGIGALGTAIFGMIFFHESRDLIRLASIGLILLGVVGLRLSTR from the coding sequence ATGCCCTGGCTTCAACTCCTGATCGCCGCCCTCCTCGAAATCGTCTGGGCGGTCGGCCTCAAGTACACCCGCGGTTTTTCGCGCACAATCCCGTCCATGATCACCGTCGGCGGCATGCTCGGCTCATTCTACTTTCTCTCCCTCGCTGTGCGCGCCCTCCCGATCGGCACCGCCTACGCCGTCTGGACCGGCATCGGCGCCCTGGGGACCGCCATCTTCGGCATGATCTTCTTTCATGAATCCCGCGACCTGATCCGTCTGGCCAGCATCGGTTTGATTCTGCTGGGCGTGGTTGGCCTGCGGTTGTCCACGCGCTGA
- a CDS encoding glycosyltransferase family 4 protein, whose protein sequence is MKILVSATLGGGSAGTWYAIETAKRLQARGHQVWYLSRRGHSALERARAAGLPVIDQLDFEEKSPGRFYHNLRAVTALIREKGPDVVLAHGGEDHALWGLAKALRAPKLTVIRVRALDPKPPKRHPLAVWLHRRATDLIVTANSRHFAAYHNRLGIAPERMRIIEAGIEPADYADLSANALRENGLTLPEGVPLVIMVARFAPIKGHRVLISAAGILKRRNIPAHFLLVGYPKDYTADQFKRWFVEGNLVDDFTVIDRRLPRLPALLARCDLGVIASLGSETVSRSLLENLASGLPTVATDVGGISDLMARGAFGALVPPDNAPALADAIAALLADDNRRLRMASAARNYVHSHCTWDQRLDQWEQTLYETVARVRGASLPTLQSETPQSDPAA, encoded by the coding sequence ATGAAGATCCTCGTGTCGGCCACACTCGGCGGCGGCTCGGCCGGAACCTGGTATGCCATCGAGACCGCCAAACGCCTGCAGGCGCGCGGCCACCAGGTATGGTATCTGTCGCGACGCGGCCACTCCGCCCTCGAACGCGCCCGCGCCGCCGGTCTGCCGGTGATCGACCAGCTTGATTTCGAGGAGAAATCCCCCGGCCGCTTCTATCACAACCTGCGCGCCGTCACGGCGTTGATCCGCGAAAAGGGTCCCGATGTCGTCCTTGCCCATGGCGGCGAGGATCATGCTCTCTGGGGGCTGGCGAAAGCCCTGCGCGCGCCGAAGCTGACGGTCATCCGGGTACGCGCCCTCGATCCCAAGCCGCCGAAACGCCACCCGCTGGCGGTGTGGTTGCATCGACGCGCCACCGACCTGATTGTCACCGCCAACAGCCGCCACTTCGCCGCCTACCACAATCGCTTGGGCATCGCGCCCGAGCGCATGCGCATCATCGAAGCCGGCATCGAACCGGCTGATTACGCCGACCTGTCCGCCAATGCCCTGCGCGAAAACGGCCTCACTCTGCCCGAGGGGGTGCCGCTGGTCATCATGGTCGCCCGCTTCGCGCCGATCAAAGGCCACCGGGTCCTCATCTCCGCGGCCGGCATCCTCAAACGCCGCAACATTCCGGCGCACTTCCTGCTGGTCGGCTACCCCAAAGACTACACCGCCGACCAGTTCAAACGCTGGTTTGTCGAGGGCAACCTGGTCGATGACTTCACCGTGATCGACCGCCGCCTGCCGCGTCTGCCGGCCCTGTTGGCGCGCTGCGATCTCGGCGTGATTGCCTCGTTGGGCTCGGAGACTGTCTCGCGATCGTTGCTGGAGAACCTTGCGTCCGGCCTGCCGACCGTCGCCACTGATGTCGGCGGCATTTCCGACCTCATGGCCCGCGGCGCCTTCGGCGCGCTGGTCCCGCCCGACAATGCGCCCGCGCTGGCGGACGCCATCGCCGCCCTGCTCGCTGACGACAACCGCCGTCTGCGCATGGCCAGCGCCGCCCGCAACTATGTCCACTCCCACTGCACCTGGGACCAACGCCTCGACCAATGGGAGCAAACCCTCTACGAGACCGTCGCCCGCGTCCGCGGCGCCTCCCTGCCCACCCTGCAATCCGAGACTCCGCAAAGCGACCCCGCCGCCTAG
- a CDS encoding glycosyltransferase family 4 protein — protein sequence MPHILFCDSSEGWGGLQQWMLSAATGMKRAGWRVTVAGRAGSVLLPRTAAAGIRTLVWPFRWELDLLTFARARGFSREDRPQLAVVGSGRDIRSLGLAARQLDIPVIWRVGGRPKFAWFQRLTRDRLVDHALVPSEYSRELLCRAGWKPESITVIPNGIVPVDPLPPAEVLNLRHRLGIVDHVFLPLFVGSLRRVKQVDVLLRSFQIALKTLPQSRLAIVGNGVKEKELQALASQLGIAAHVDFLGFRSDPADFLNACDLLVLPSREETFGWVLLEAMTRAKAVVASDAGAIPEVVGRDEAGLLVPSGDVAELAAAIQSLGAAPARREQLGQNGARRVRAMFTEDLMLERLEHYFQGLLP from the coding sequence ATGCCGCACATTCTCTTCTGTGACAGTTCCGAGGGCTGGGGGGGCCTGCAACAGTGGATGCTCTCCGCCGCCACCGGCATGAAACGCGCCGGCTGGCGCGTGACCGTCGCCGGACGCGCCGGCAGCGTGCTTCTGCCGCGCACCGCCGCCGCCGGCATCCGCACCCTCGTCTGGCCCTTCCGCTGGGAACTCGACCTGCTCACCTTTGCCCGCGCCCGCGGCTTCTCCCGCGAAGACCGTCCCCAGCTGGCCGTGGTCGGCTCCGGACGCGACATCCGCTCGCTTGGGTTGGCCGCCCGGCAATTGGACATCCCGGTGATCTGGCGTGTCGGCGGACGCCCCAAATTCGCCTGGTTCCAACGTCTCACCCGCGACCGCCTGGTCGACCATGCGCTCGTTCCCTCCGAGTACTCGCGCGAGCTTTTGTGTCGGGCCGGCTGGAAGCCCGAGTCCATCACCGTCATCCCCAACGGCATCGTTCCGGTCGACCCTCTGCCTCCGGCCGAAGTCCTCAACCTTCGTCACCGTCTGGGAATCGTCGATCATGTCTTCCTGCCGCTGTTCGTCGGCAGTCTGCGACGTGTCAAGCAGGTCGATGTCCTCCTGCGCTCCTTCCAGATCGCGCTGAAGACACTGCCGCAATCCCGGCTGGCGATTGTCGGCAACGGCGTCAAGGAGAAGGAGCTGCAGGCCCTGGCATCGCAGTTGGGGATCGCGGCGCATGTCGATTTCCTCGGCTTCCGCAGTGATCCTGCCGATTTCCTCAACGCCTGCGATCTCCTGGTTCTTCCGTCTCGCGAAGAGACCTTCGGTTGGGTATTGTTGGAAGCGATGACCCGGGCCAAAGCGGTGGTCGCCTCCGATGCCGGGGCCATTCCCGAGGTGGTCGGACGCGACGAGGCCGGGCTGTTGGTCCCGTCGGGCGATGTCGCCGAGCTGGCCGCCGCCATCCAGTCACTCGGCGCCGCGCCCGCCCGCCGCGAACAACTGGGGCAGAATGGCGCGCGACGCGTGCGCGCGATGTTCACCGAGGATCTGATGCTCGAACGGCTCGAACACTACTTCCAGGGACTCCTGCCATGA
- a CDS encoding glycosyltransferase family 2 protein yields MDQTPIDPLTAQLRGRPRPPRVSACVIARDAAATIAATLQSLRFCEQIIVIVDAATTDNTEAVARSLANEVERRPWEGFARARAYALGKAAGEWVLMIDADEVVTPPLAQSIIEAVTRDQGECDGFLVRRRTRFLGRFLAHGDWGRDVILRLVRRSRCEINDALIHESLKNPGRTRILDGLLLHEGERTIEEHLARQNLYTTLAARQMLAQGRSVSALALALKPPFRFLRSYILRLGFLDGWPGFVQAWYSAVYVFTRYAKLGELRRRAGTP; encoded by the coding sequence ATGGACCAGACGCCCATCGATCCGCTCACCGCGCAGTTGCGCGGGCGCCCACGCCCCCCGCGGGTCTCCGCCTGTGTCATCGCCCGCGATGCCGCCGCCACCATCGCCGCCACGCTGCAATCGCTGCGTTTCTGCGAGCAGATCATCGTTATCGTCGATGCCGCCACCACCGACAACACCGAGGCCGTCGCCCGCTCGCTGGCCAATGAGGTCGAACGCCGCCCCTGGGAGGGCTTCGCCCGCGCCCGCGCGTATGCGCTCGGCAAGGCCGCCGGCGAATGGGTGCTGATGATCGACGCCGATGAAGTCGTCACACCGCCGCTCGCCCAGTCGATCATCGAGGCGGTGACACGCGATCAGGGCGAATGCGATGGCTTCCTCGTGCGCCGCCGCACCCGCTTCCTCGGACGCTTCCTCGCTCATGGCGACTGGGGGCGCGATGTCATCCTGCGACTGGTGCGCCGCAGCCGTTGCGAAATCAACGACGCCCTGATCCACGAGTCGCTGAAAAACCCCGGACGCACCCGCATCCTCGATGGTCTCCTGCTGCATGAGGGCGAACGCACCATCGAGGAGCATCTGGCGCGCCAGAATCTCTACACCACGCTCGCCGCCCGCCAGATGCTGGCGCAGGGGAGAAGCGTCTCGGCCCTGGCGCTGGCGCTCAAGCCGCCCTTTCGGTTCCTGCGCTCTTACATTCTGCGCCTCGGCTTCCTCGATGGCTGGCCGGGGTTCGTCCAGGCCTGGTATTCGGCTGTATATGTCTTCACCCGCTACGCCAAGTTGGGCGAACTTCGCCGCCGGGCCGGGACCCCCTGA